A DNA window from Corynebacterium ciconiae DSM 44920 contains the following coding sequences:
- a CDS encoding metallophosphoesterase family protein, translating into MMTTLWAVSDLHAAVKANAEMIARIQPASPSDWLIVGGDVAERTPDILATLEQLKQRFEEVIWVPGNHELFCRSTDSAVGREKYAELVAGCRALDIYTPEDPYPVFAGRTIAPLFTLYDYTFRQPGLSAEEAVQRARDNQVILTDEFAIAPFVDIRAWCWDRLAYSVKRLSRVTGPTILINHWPLVIEPLTHVAWPDISLWCGSIHTRTWPVRYRAEKVIYGHLHLPGEMVVDGVPHIETSLGYPREWKDRPATAPWPYPVLEVAADAV; encoded by the coding sequence ATCATGACCACCCTGTGGGCAGTGTCGGATCTGCACGCCGCAGTCAAAGCCAACGCGGAGATGATTGCGCGTATTCAACCCGCCAGCCCCAGTGATTGGTTGATTGTCGGCGGCGATGTCGCCGAACGCACTCCCGATATCTTAGCCACCTTGGAGCAGCTCAAGCAGCGCTTTGAGGAGGTGATTTGGGTGCCCGGCAATCATGAGCTCTTTTGTCGTTCCACCGATTCGGCGGTGGGTCGGGAAAAATATGCCGAGCTGGTCGCTGGGTGCAGGGCCCTGGATATCTACACCCCAGAAGATCCTTATCCAGTATTTGCCGGTCGTACCATCGCGCCGCTGTTTACGCTCTACGATTACACCTTCCGCCAGCCTGGGCTCAGCGCCGAGGAGGCGGTGCAGCGGGCGCGGGATAACCAGGTGATCCTCACCGACGAATTCGCCATCGCCCCCTTCGTGGATATCCGCGCCTGGTGCTGGGACCGGCTGGCCTATTCGGTCAAAAGACTCAGTCGCGTTACTGGGCCGACGATTTTGATCAACCATTGGCCGCTGGTGATCGAGCCGCTCACTCACGTGGCGTGGCCAGACATTTCGCTGTGGTGCGGCAGCATTCACACGCGCACCTGGCCGGTGCGCTACCGGGCGGAGAAGGTGATCTATGGCCATCTGCATCTGCCAGGGGAGATGGTGGTCGATGGCGTGCCCCATATCGAGACCTCGCTGGGGTATCCGCGCGAATGGAAAGACCGGCCCGCCACCGCGCCGTGGCCCTATCCGGTGCTGGAGGTGGCAGCGGATGCAGTTTAG